In a single window of the Serratia quinivorans genome:
- a CDS encoding single-stranded DNA-binding protein, protein MTAQIAAYGRLVVSLPCHSAENGEAPFWLGVVAFGKQADALARHSKGDMVSVSGNMQVNQWTAQDGSTASGYQVVADSVVSARTVRPGSGPANQKTASDRGGKPEAQQAGQRPAPYQQPEDFDQTPPYDAPFRPRTDQ, encoded by the coding sequence ATGACAGCACAAATCGCAGCATACGGCCGGCTGGTGGTATCGTTGCCGTGCCACAGTGCAGAGAACGGCGAGGCTCCTTTCTGGCTGGGCGTTGTGGCCTTTGGTAAACAGGCCGATGCGCTGGCGCGTCACAGCAAGGGCGATATGGTGAGCGTGTCCGGCAATATGCAGGTTAACCAGTGGACAGCGCAGGACGGCAGCACCGCCAGCGGCTACCAGGTGGTGGCTGATTCAGTGGTCAGCGCCAGAACGGTGCGACCCGGCAGCGGGCCAGCCAATCAGAAAACCGCCTCAGATCGGGGCGGAAAACCGGAAGCACAGCAAGCAGGGCAGCGGCCAGCCCCTTACCAACAGCCGGAAGATTTCGACCAAACGCCGCCGTATGATGCGCCATTTCGACCGAGGACAGACCAGTGA
- the proQ_1 gene encoding ProP effector → MNTSQEQLKQVKQQMRQQGEPAPSVTKPTQRTATPTKTVLRPTAAAGQVKKSQHGAGGWKSPHIQRAQIYYPQVFNRREVKPVKVGINDDMQANAATRQLPLTAKHIAWALASLTQTPCYLRAIAAGGQRYDLHGQPCGEVTPEQQENARVLLAGLKSTSKKKRAAQQAQSVDE, encoded by the coding sequence GTGAACACGAGCCAAGAGCAACTGAAGCAGGTTAAACAGCAGATGCGCCAGCAAGGGGAGCCAGCGCCATCGGTGACTAAACCCACCCAACGCACGGCTACCCCGACAAAAACAGTACTACGCCCCACCGCCGCAGCAGGACAGGTAAAAAAATCCCAGCATGGTGCTGGTGGTTGGAAATCCCCGCATATTCAGCGAGCGCAGATTTATTACCCGCAGGTGTTCAACCGCCGGGAGGTCAAACCGGTTAAGGTTGGGATCAACGACGATATGCAGGCCAATGCTGCCACAAGACAATTACCGCTAACGGCGAAGCATATTGCGTGGGCGTTGGCGTCACTGACTCAAACACCGTGCTACTTGCGTGCGATTGCCGCCGGAGGCCAGCGGTATGATCTGCACGGTCAGCCATGCGGCGAGGTTACTCCTGAACAGCAGGAAAACGCGAGGGTGTTGCTGGCAGGCCTGAAATCCACCAGCAAGAAAAAGCGTGCGGCGCAGCAGGCCCAGAGTGTGGACGAATGA
- a CDS encoding PerC transcriptional activator, producing MTAEKAEALELAGLWRRAARCWLDVMDSSTDDAERERLALRRQHCIAMANGITPDQRRYQNKQRYREQQSGAGY from the coding sequence ATGACAGCAGAGAAAGCCGAGGCATTAGAATTGGCCGGGTTATGGCGTCGTGCCGCCCGTTGTTGGCTGGATGTGATGGACAGCAGTACCGACGATGCTGAACGGGAGCGGCTCGCATTGCGCCGGCAGCATTGCATAGCGATGGCGAACGGCATCACACCAGACCAGCGCCGCTATCAGAACAAACAGCGCTATCGGGAACAGCAATCCGGGGCTGGATATTAG